The Telopea speciosissima isolate NSW1024214 ecotype Mountain lineage chromosome 11, Tspe_v1, whole genome shotgun sequence genome includes the window ATTGGATCAcactccgtggatgtaggcggttttgctgaaccacgtaaatctcttgtctcttgcataattgttttatttttcttttcttttgtttgttcttGTTGATCTTGCGCATACCGGTTTCATGCATTGCTCAAATTGCAAGGAGAAGGTTGTTTTCACAACCCCAACAAGTGGTGTTAGAGCCGATGGTTGGCGATCGAGTTTGGGTTGATGGAGTGGGTCGATGGTGATAAAACACGTTGTTGttgagagtggtggagaagatttcttgaagaaaaaaaatggaggtTGTTTCCTTGGATCGCCAAGGTAAGGTTGAATGTTTTAGGATAGGAATGGTGCGGTGGGCACTCCTATAACATGGTTTGAGAAAGGGGATGCCTCCTTATAGTGAAGACAGTAGTCGAGGGACTAGAGGGGCATGGATGATGAAGGTTTGGCCATTCGAGGTACTAACACTAGAGATGTGTCGGGTGAAAAATGTGGCTGAAATGATGAGGGTTCAACTATTCGAGGTACTAGCACTAGAGATGTGCAAGATGAAGAATGAGACCGGGATGATAGGTGTTCAACCATTTGAGGGACTACCACTAGAGGTGTGTACGGTGAAGAATGCGGTTGAATAGGTTTTTTCAACAAGTCTTCAAGGTGGCTACGATAAAAGCCAAGGTAGAGATTGTTTGGTTTGGTGGCTTTTATCTAGACCCGTTGAAGGTTCGGTTCAATGGTCTAGATGGGCTAATGGAGAAGGTAGAGAATTTGTTGGCGTTGGACCATGATGGGTCCAAGTCCATGTGTGCAACTGCCATATGAATGGGTCACTTGGGGATGTGTGTGTAGTGGATTTTCTCTaccatgagaagaagaaagagaatgagtGGATGCTTGCAAGAATGGGTCTTCCAAGTAAGTGCAAGAGGTGGAGTCTTTCAAGTGTTGGAGGTTTCCAATGAGGTGGAGTCTTCCAAAGAGGTGAAGTCTTCAAATGGAGGAGTTGGGTCTTCTACTATGTTGGAACTTCCAAGAAAGTGGAAGTGTTTTGGTGGCTGAAGACATTATGCTTGGTGGAGTCTTTTAAGAGTCTCTTTGGAAGAAGTATGAGTGAGATTTcactaaggagagagaaagtcaaaTCTTGTTGAACAAGCattcaagagagaaaaaatgagTCTTGCTCAACAAggtagaagaggagagaaagttAGTAAgttttctctaaggagagagaaaccCATTAAGTTGTGATGAGCCTTATAAAAGAGAGATGTCTCTTCCAAAATGAGGCTAGTGTTGATACAAGTGAAAAGCCAAAATGTGAGGATCCAAGTGATCAGTCCAAAAGGTACAATGTTGGTGCAACATGTCTACAAGGATTAAGCAAGGAGCCAAGGTAAAAGTGGGTTAAGTGAATGGGAGATGAGAGAATGGTGTACATGGGTGCTTGGGTTTGGGTGTCAAATCACAAGTGTTGTactattctttctcttctcttgattcaTAGTGAAATTGGACCAcactccgtggatgtaggcgtTTTTGCTTAACCACATAAATCTCTTGTTTCTTGTgtgattgttttatttttattttcttttgtttgttcttGTTGGTCTTGCGCATACTGGTTTCTTGGGTTGCTCACATTGCAAAGAGAAGGTTGTTTTCACAACCCCAATAAAAATTGCTATTTTAAAGGCATAAGAAGTCTAGGCAAAACTATAGGAGAAAAAATCAAGGCTGAGATTGAGACTTGATGGTGACAGGAACTCAAGGCTTTTTCACCTCTCCACCAAGGTGAAAAGGGCTAGAAATAACATTAGAATGTGGAaaaagcaaaatggaacaaaactTTCAGATCAGTCCTAGGTTACAGCGTATGTGGTGGAGTGTTTTGAGGATTTTCATAAGGCAGTTCATCTAGTGGAACATCTGCAGCTTCTGTCTTGCATTCCAAGCACTGGTGATGAGGTGGATAATCTTTGCTTGGAAGCAGTTCCATCGAATGATGAAATTAAAAGGGCTAATTGGGATCTCGATCCTGATAGCTTTCCGGGTCCGAATGGGTACTCTGGTGCATTCTTTAGAAGATGTTGGGATACAATTGAAGAAGACTTTTGTAAGGCGGTAAAATCCTTTTTTGTCTCAGGGAGGATGCCTAAGGGTTGTAATAACCATTTCATTTGTCTAATCAATTCCTCGATGAGTTCCCGAACATGGCAGTCCAAACCTTGGCTATCATCATGAAGACTTGTTCCCTTTCCCTCCTTGTTTGATCAGCGCTGTAAGGACTGCATACCGCGTTACTCCTGACTTCTTTATCATCGGCTGAGTCTGTTCGAGGGCGCCCATCCATCATGCCTCAAGCTTTCTAAGGCGCTGGCTGCCCTGATTCTCCAAGAGTATTGGACAGCACGATTCTAACATCTACTATCAGAACTGGTGGAGCATGATCTGATAAGGTGCTCCATCGGGTTGTCGAGGTTGTCCTCATAGATTATTTAGAGGATGATTTGATGGTTCTGAGGCTTGACTAATAGCTCTAACGGTGGTCCGTAGAAGATCAACTAAACCATGCATTTGCATCTGGATCTCGTTGAGCTACCCGATGGTCACTAGGGCCTGTAGATTTGGGAACTCAACAAGAGAATTGCTAGGGGGGAAGAGCATTTTGTTGTTGGTGAGTCCCTGATCGCCTTCCCTATCAAGATCTACGGTTATTGTTCTTAGGGGAGTGGGAGGTGCAAAGGACTGATCTAGTGTCGTCCAAGCATCTAGATGAGAGGAAGTGTTGACTCTAGTTCTAACCATAGCAATTTGGCTTACAATAATTACTCAGTAattgttcccacagacggcgccaaactATTGCGGTAGAAAACTAGCCAAGCTAATTGTGTGGATTATCGAAGGATCCTCTAGAATCAAGAATGAGGAGCATGAGAGAGAACCGGAGTGGACTCGGGGGGGCTCTTAGATGCTTAAGTCAGTTCTCTAGGAAACGATAGGAATTTGCAGAGTAACAACATAAGAGAGTGAAAATTTGTTCAATCCTATGCCTTGGTGTTTACCTTTGTATTTATGAGGCCAAACTCCGTTACTTACAGGGAGGTAAGAGTCTAATGATAGCAGGTTGTAGGAGTCTGATATGGTAGGGAATTATCATGGAGAGTCTTGGATGAAAAGTCCTGATACGGCGGAACTGCCCTGcgaggaaggagaagaatatTAGTGCAATAGGGAACGTTGTTGAACTTGAGAATCTTGAATAGTGATTGTCATGTCTCAGCCACATATGTATGGTTAGTAATTATCGTATCAATTCCAATAAAACTTTCAATTGGAGAGGCAATGTCTACTTTTGTGGCTAAAGTTTGTTTAAGTTTGTTTGTTTGAATGTCAAaactaggggtgaaacagggccgggttgggccaggttttTTCAAACTCTAACATAACCCTTattcctcttagctcaacccaagcccaacccgaccctaggtcgggctgagatatctcatcCCAGGCCTAACCCTGACGGGCTTAACCCAGCCTAGCCCGctcctgattgaccctgattgggtcGGGCTGGGCCTAATCGACCttgattttttgcaagggcctggttggccctgattgatcagtctcatgtgattgggtattgttttgtttcatactcaattgactattagacttttctttgggttattaaacttagcccaatcttaaaattttaaatactcttgttcaatagataattagccattttgttttggtaaaccactagataattagatactgaacgaaaattgtaaaatgtaatcaataaattgcattgcataacctaacacaagaCAGGGCCAGGCTGAGCTtaacccgaggcctcaaccctggcctagCCAAACTCTAACCCCgttgttagaaaaacaacgcccATAAATGGGAATTTTTGCAGAAACCcaaaaatggaaatttttgcagaagaaaacgaaatagaagaaaagaccAAACGCATACATCAAAaggattttacgtggttcacctccaagaaGGTAGGTTACACCCACGATCGGTGATAGAAACTGGTTTCACTACTTCTCTGAAGAACAATCACAAACCCTCAAATCTCACCTCTTCCTTCTCAATGAGATAAGAACAATTTATAAGAATGCCTTGACCCAGAAAactacagaaaagcccccaaaagcccaaaaaacccacccgatctggtttggatcagaactgaacatatgtcaaaatacatattgatttAAAGGTCTCGACGAGCTCTATAGGAGTGCACTTTTAGGAATTTCTAGCACATTTCGAAGCCGAAACGGCCCTCCTAAGATCCCCACTGCACTTTCTagactgagatcaggcttcaccaataacacccGGGCCTGAAAATTTCTACTCTATTCCGCccttagggttgaaaaatcaagcCCTCAGGgcgggccaaacttacacccctagttaaTACACGAGGCACATAAATAgtattcatctctctctctctctctctctcacacacacacacacacacataggtAGGTATGTAAGCATattggatttggctcggatagtgctatatccgcatccacatccaattagcttttggacggaatcggataatgctaaacggatacggacatggatacagatcggatatttatccatttacatataaatatagcttttcggatagctatagcctatccgtatctgcatccatttagctttcggacggattcgaatagtgatAAACGGCTACGGATACAAATAccgaaacggatttcggctattcatttacacccttacAGACATACCCCACAACAACTTAAATATCTCCGTCCCTTCGCTTCTCCATCACAAATAAAAATGAATTCGATAAACAAAACAAATGTGAAGAAATTTAAGTCCGTCTGTTTTTATACTCATCTGCTCACTCTTCCTCTTCGTAGCCTTGAAACCTACATCAGCTATCAGGCATCATCAGCAATTAGCCATGGAAGAAACCCAATTAACTCCCCACATTGCGATTTTACCCTCTCCAGGAATGGGTCACCTCATCCCGCTGGCCATTTTCGCAAAACGATTCATAGCCTACCACAATTTCACTATCACCTTCATCATCCCTAACGATGGATCACcacccaaaccccaaaattcCGTCCTTGATGCCCTCCCTAAGACCATAACCTCTATCTTTCTTCCTCCAGTTAACCTCGATGATCTCCCCGGAGATGTTAAGATCGAAACTCGAATCTGCCTCACAGTGTCTCgttccatctcttcttttcgTGAAGCTTTAAGCATCTTAACTTCTACAACCCATCTTGTTGCCTTAGTTGTTGATCTCTTCGGTGTGGAAGCATTTGATGTCGCTAAAGAATTCAAGATTCCATCCtacatcttcttcccttcaacGACtaccttgttttctttttgccTTCATTTGCCCACTCTCGATGAGACATACTCTGGCGAGTATAGAGACTTGCCTGAACCGGTGAGGCTGCCCGGTTGCGTGCCACTACATGGAAGAGATCTCCTGGATCCAGTCCAAGACAGGAATAATGATGCCTACAAGTGGCTTCTACACTATTCAAAACGTTACAGATTAGCCGATGGGGTTCTATTGAATAGCTTCATGGGGTTGGAAGGAGGTGCCATTAAAGCTCTCAAGGAAGGAAGAGTCCCTACTGCGCCACCGGTTTATCCAATTGGACCAATCATACAAACCGGTTCATTGGATGTGATCGATTCGACCGGGTGCTTGAGTTGGTTAGATAATCAACCACGACGCTCAGTTCTATTTGTATCATTTGGGAGTGGTGGAGCCCTCTCGTTGGAACAAGTTAAGGAATTGGCCTTAGGATTGGAGCAAAGTGGGCATAGGTTCTTGTGGGTTATTAGAAGCCCAACTCGAGGAGCTGCTGAtgcttcatttttcactgtgcAAAGCATGGAGGACCCATTAACCTTCTTGCCGGAGGGGTTCTTGGAGAGGACTAAAGAGATGGGCTTAGTTGTGCCCTCATGGGCTCCTCAGATTCAAGTTCTTAGCCATGGCTCAACCGGAGGATTCCTAACTCATTGTGGATGGAATTCAATATTAGAGAGTGTAGTGCATGGTGTGCCCTTAATTGCTTGGCCACTCTATGCAGAGCAAAAGATGAATGCAGTAATGTTAGTGGAGGACATAAAGGTGGCATTAAGGCCCAAAGCAGATGAGAAAGGCTTAATAAAGCGACAAGAGATTGCAAAAGTGGTGAAAAGCTTAATGGAAGGAGAAGATGGAAAGAGAATTCAAAGCAAGAAGAGTGAACTCAAGGATGAAGCGACCAAGGTATTGAGCGATGATGGGTCTTCCACAAAGGCACTATCAGAGGTTGCACACATATGGAAGAGCGGCAAGACCATTTAAGAATATTTATGTTTTCCaaactttcttttttcatgCAATGTAAGAGTAGGGTAAGGTGTGACGGTGAAAATTATCAAACAATAATGAGTGAGTCACAAGGAaagattttaaaataaaaaagtggaCCTGATAAGACCTTCTTTGTTTGGTAGGTTTTGTTGAGCACGCGGAAGCTTGCAATAATGGAAGACtgataggtttttttttgtcctCCCTCTGGACTCTGGAGTCATCAATCATACACCAATTAAACACCAATTACTACGATCTTCACGTGAAAAAGGCATTTTGTAATAAAGATGAAGCTTTTATAGAGAAGGCAACATGTTCTCTGTCATGGAGCATGGCCCAGATATAGGGTGCAAAATGACTATCGTACCCCTTCTGATCAATGCCCGTGAGCTCTGTCATGAGCAGGGTGCTGATGTGGCCATGCTCCCAGGGTATATTTTCCCTATAGAGAATCAAAGCAAAAAATATGTTCCTCCTTATATTTAAAATGTGAGAAAAGGTTGGGTGTGCCAACACTCTatgtatctctctctttctcgcgTGAAGGATAAGGGAATCAATtcaagaggggaagagagagatagtcaCATTGCCTGCTAGCATACCCATCGATCCGTCTCCTTTAAATGTTAGTAAAGGGTAATCTTGTTCTCACTTAGACAGATAACAAAATATGAGCATATGATTGGTTTGAAATGACATAGAAAGTAATCTCAGGACCCAAACAATTGAAtcctattttttgaaaaataaaaaaggtcaTTATtggggatgtaaacggatcggattcggcttggatagtgctatatctgcatccgcatccgatttactttcggacggattcggataatgctaaacggatacggacacagatacggatcggatattttatcagtttacatgtaaatatagcttttcggatagctatagcctatccatatccgcatccgtttagctttcggacggattcggatagtgctaaacggatacagacacggacacgaatacgaaaacggatttcgactattcatttacacccctacataTTATTAGTGGAACTatgttcctctttctctcttccttttttttttttaataataatgacatttaatgtcattcAAATTATCATTCACAACCCGGACTTACAAATCCAAGCACAAATAATGTTATTGTACTAATCAACACGATTTATAAAATTATATGGATCGAGGTTACTTTCACCCACAGTGAATGGAgtctcatttatttttttttggataaagaaTGGGGTCCCATTCACCGCGGGGTGGGAAAAAGTATCGGGAAGGTATTTTAGAATATTTTAAAACTCTAGAAAGGATTTGTGTGATGGGTTCCTCCTCACgtgaaaagggggggggggggggttcactcaaacttgaGTCGGTTTCTTGGTACCCAAGTCACTgacttgtttttttaatttcttactttatatataaatatattttgtgAGGGAAAATAGAAGTGATGTGAAGAACGTCTTTCTCTCTTGAATTCTATTCCACATACAAGGGTTTCAGAGATCTAGTTATTTTTTATTCTGCTTTAGATGGTGTTTTTCGTATGTGGATCGCAGCATGATGGTATTCTCTTTGACAAGGGAAGTAGGGAGGTATTCTGCTTTTCTCCTGTGTTTGTCACGATAGGTTTGAGGTGAGGGTTTCTATATTTTTGTGAATCCACTTATTTGGGTGAACTATTTTTTATCCAAGAGGGATTTTTTCTCTTGATGATTGGTATGCTTTAATTCTGTCTAAAGAACTTGTAATgtcaatattattattatagtgGAAGATTTTTCTAGACTAGGTCCCTTTGTTTTTTGCCTTTCACCTTCGAAGGGCTTTCCTCATTAAAAATTGGCATGTTCGTTGTATGGCTTTGTTGATTTGGTTATTTGCAGTATTAGTTTTGCATATATTTATCCGTTGTGTTTGTCCATTATTTTGCACATAATGGTAAAAAGATTTGTTTTTTCCAACATTGTGAACCTAAGAATGGTGGGTAAACCGTCCTCTATGAGTGGAGAGAAACTTAGTccaaattatattataacaaaGGGTTCGAAGAAATAACTAAAAAATACACATGTGAATAGGCGCTTCTTATGCCTTATAATTGGAGAGACTTTCTCATATAATTttcgaaaaaaaataaataaagaataccCATGTGAATTAGCACTTCCtacacctagggatgtaaacggattggatttggCTCGATACGGATCGAATGTAAGCGGATCTGGATATTTCCTGGCCGAATAcgaatacctctaaacggatttggatgcggatcgaattcggattttttaccatccatttacatctctgccttgtgtaacccggaccttcctccccctagtggatacaagtcactctcaatccatatctcttagatgatgattctcttttcctcatattctagaacctattgaatcttcaaaaaccctcaagatcattatttacttaaatttGTATTATTAAGTAATTGGATTtttttcaaatggatttttatcagagtattcaaatttttttccgaatatctctaaacgaatacggatgtccttatgcggatcgaattcaggttttcaattatccatttacatcacTACCTACACCTCATCTTAAGAAAGACTTTtctcatatattttttatttaattttttgaagGTATATTAAAAAAGTAAACATAAAGCTATTTCCCCAATACTTCTATTTTTTACCCTAAAACTGCCCTTAAAAAAGGTTCTTAGACGTGGAATAGTGTTACCCATATTATTCCTACTTTAAGATCCTTTAGTTTTAGAAGGATTGGAAATGGCCAAGATACCTTCTTTTGGATTGACCCTTGGATTCCCTCTATTCCTAAGTTTGTCATTCAACCAGAGACTTCTCAAAGAACTCATCCTGAGAAGGTTTGTTTGTttaaaaatgaacttatgtggAATGCCGATTTAATTAGAGCTATTGTTCCCTCTATTGCTTTTAATATTATCAATATCCCCATTTCTGATTCTCATGATAGCTGATGGTGTACTCTTGCTAAGAATGGTCGCTTTAGCACTAAGCGAGC containing:
- the LOC122646410 gene encoding hydroquinone glucosyltransferase-like, whose amino-acid sequence is MEETQLTPHIAILPSPGMGHLIPLAIFAKRFIAYHNFTITFIIPNDGSPPKPQNSVLDALPKTITSIFLPPVNLDDLPGDVKIETRICLTVSRSISSFREALSILTSTTHLVALVVDLFGVEAFDVAKEFKIPSYIFFPSTTTLFSFCLHLPTLDETYSGEYRDLPEPVRLPGCVPLHGRDLLDPVQDRNNDAYKWLLHYSKRYRLADGVLLNSFMGLEGGAIKALKEGRVPTAPPVYPIGPIIQTGSLDVIDSTGCLSWLDNQPRRSVLFVSFGSGGALSLEQVKELALGLEQSGHRFLWVIRSPTRGAADASFFTVQSMEDPLTFLPEGFLERTKEMGLVVPSWAPQIQVLSHGSTGGFLTHCGWNSILESVVHGVPLIAWPLYAEQKMNAVMLVEDIKVALRPKADEKGLIKRQEIAKVVKSLMEGEDGKRIQSKKSELKDEATKVLSDDGSSTKALSEVAHIWKSGKTI